The proteins below come from a single Carassius carassius chromosome 11, fCarCar2.1, whole genome shotgun sequence genomic window:
- the LOC132152706 gene encoding regulator of cell cycle RGCC-like, which yields MKSQKMKPENKSFLEDVGDLNAVLCEFDAVIEDFSSPVEKRHFRYDEHLRTMKRRSSASVSDSGISDAESAESLSSFSFSDEKLNSPSVFSTSSNGPLVTSPKPKLGDTKELEDFIADLDKTLASM from the exons ATGAAGTCTCAAAAGATGAAGCCAGAGAACAAAT CCTTTCTTGAGGACGTTGGCGATCTGAACGCCGTGTTGTGTGAATTCGACGCGGTCATCGAGGACTTCTCGTCTCCTGTGGAGAAGCGACACTTCAGATATGATGAGCACTTGAGAACCATGAAGAGACGGAGCAGCGCGAGCGTCAGCGACAGCGGCATCAGCGACGCCGAGA GTGCAGAGTCCTTGAGCAGTTTCAGCTTCAGTGATGAGAAGCTCAACTCTCCCAGCGTCTTCTCCACCTCATCAAACGGTCCTTTGGTCACATCTCCTAAAC CTAAACTTGGAGACACTAAAGAGCTGGAGGACTTTATTGCTGACCTTGACAAAACATTAGCAA GCATGTGA